From the Halorhabdus utahensis DSM 12940 genome, one window contains:
- a CDS encoding DNA-directed RNA polymerase subunit H codes for MVDVSQHELVPEHTILDDGELEEVLGEYDIKRTDLPKIKRADPALPDEAEVGDVIKIARDSRTTDTAVVYRLVVE; via the coding sequence ATGGTAGATGTAAGCCAACACGAACTCGTCCCGGAGCACACCATTCTCGACGACGGTGAACTCGAGGAAGTGCTCGGGGAATACGACATCAAACGGACAGATCTCCCGAAGATCAAACGCGCGGATCCGGCTTTGCCTGACGAGGCGGAGGTCGGTGACGTCATCAAGATCGCTCGGGATTCACGCACAACTGACACCGCGGTCGTCTATCGACTCGTCGTGGAATAA